The Stenotrophomonas maltophilia sequence GCGTTCCTGCACATCCTGCGCCAGGGTGAAATGGAGGTCCGTCATCCCGGGGGTGATATTGCGCTGCCCCGGTTGAAGATCGACACACCCAGCCTGCTGCTGTATCCGCAGCCGCTGCACCATGTGTTCTTCAACGCACCGCTGGATGGCCCGGATTTCACCTGCGCCACGCTGGACTTCGATGGCGGCGCGCGCAATCCGATCGTGCAGTCGCTGCCGCCAGTGATGGTGGTGCCGCTGGCAGCGATCGGCGAACTGGATGACACCCTGCACCTGCTGTTTGCCGAGGCCGATCGCCAGCGCTGCGGGTCACGGCTGCTGACCAACCGGCTGTTCGAGGTGGCGCTGATCCAGATCCTGCGCTGGGTGGTCGATCACCCGGATGCGGCCGGCGTCAGCCATGGGTTGATGCGGGGGCTGTCCGATGCGCGGCTGGCCCGTACGCTGGTGGCGATGCACCAGGCGCCACAGGACGAATGGACGCTGCCGCGCATGGCTGCGACTGCCGGCATGTCGCGCAGCGCGTTCGCGGCAGTGTTCAAGGAGGTGATGCAGGCGACGCCGGCCGCTTATCTGCTGGACTGGCGGCTGAGCCTGGCCTGCGCGCAGCTGCGGGCCGGCGTGGCGGTCAAGCAGGTGGCGATCGAGGTGGGGTTTGCCGATACCGCCTCGCTGTCGAAGGCGTTCCGCAAGCGGTTGGGGGCATCGCCGAGGGCGTGGTTGGCCGCGAGCGCAGCGCAGGCTGGGTAAATAGGTGAGGGGTAGAGTCGACCGCTGGTCGACTATCGCGCGAAGCGCGGGGGTTTCGTTGTCTGACCGAAGGGCAGCCGACCAGCGGTCGGCTCTACCACGGCCGATGTCTGCGCGCCGGCTGGCCGCTCAACTGGACGTTCCGTCAGGCTTCGCCAACAACCCGGCGATGCGCTCGGCCACACGGGCGCGCACGCCTTCATCCAGCTGGCCTTCGTACATCGCTTCGTAGATCCACAGGCCATCGGCGGCCAGCCGCGCCACGAAATTGTCGAGCGCGGCGCTGTCTTCCGCTGCACCCGCCTCCGGCGGCAGCGGTGCCCAGCGACGTACGGCCGGCCCCCACGGGCGCTCATCGGCGTCCGGGTCGGCCGACTCGAGCATGAACATCAGCTCGGCACGGGTGGCACTCTGCGCCGAGACACGCACGAAGGTCTGGTAGCGCTCCAGTGCCGTCGCTTCGTCCGCGCGCTTGCCCAGCAGCGTTTCCATCGACGTTTCCCAGGCCTGCACCAGGTGCTCGTCGATGCCGCGCAGCAGCGCTTCGCGCGACGGAAAGTGGTACAGCAGGCCGCCGCGGGTCAGCTTGGCCTCGGCCGCCACCGACTCGAAGGTCACCGCACGCACGCCGTCACGATTGATCACGTTGACGGCGGCGTCGAGGATGCGGTCGCGCTTGCTGGTTCTCATCGCTTCATGTTACGCGATCGGCCGCGCCCTCGCGGCTGCCAACGCGGCCACGCAGCAGGCGCGCCAGGATCGTCGCGCCCATCGCCAGCACTGCGGTGATCACCAGCAGCACGATCTGGTAGCCACGGTCATACGCGGCCGCGGCCAGTGCGAACCACTCACCCTGCCCGCTCTCGCGCGCGGCATGCAGCGCCTGGGTGAAACCCTCGCGGGCAAGCGCGGGCATGTCGGCCGAGACCGGCAGGAACGCGCTGTACATCGCGGCGCTCAGGCTGCCCAGCATCGCCACCGCCAGCAGGCCGCCGAACTCATAGGACACTTCTTCCACCGACGAGGCCATGCCCGCACGGTGCGCCGGCACGTTGTTGAGGATGGCAGTGGACGCCACCGAGATGGCCGAACCCATGCCGAAGCCGGTGATGGCCATGCCGGCGACCACCCAGCCCAGGCCGTGCGGGAAGCCGAACGCCACCACGCCGACACCCAGCGCGCCTGCGGCCAGGCCACCGCAGATCAGCGGGCGCAGGCCCACCCGGTGCAGGATGCTGCCGCCCAGCAGCGCGCTGGGCAGGCTGCTCAGTGCCGCCACCGAGACCAGCAGGCCCGCCTGCAGCGGCGTGAAACCTGCCACCAGCTGGAAGCGCTGGGTGGTGACCAGCTGCAGGCCGGCCATCGCGAACAGGGTGAATACTGCCGACAGCGTGCCGGCCAGGAACGCCGGATTGCGGAAGATCGCGAAATCCAGCAGCGGGTACGGCAGCTGCTGCTGGCGGCGTGCGAACGCCGCACCGCTGACGACGGCCAGCAGCAGCGCGCCTGCGCCCAGCGCATACGACGGCGGCGTAGCGATCAACGACTTGATCGCCAGCACCAGGCCGGACAGTGCAGCCAATGCCAGAACTGAAGACACCAGGTCCCACGGCCGCGAGGTGTCGCGCTGGCCTTCCGGCGCCAGCAGCAGCGTGGCCACGAAGGCGACCACCACCACCGGCACGTTGATCAGGAACACCGAGCCCCACCAGAAGTGCTGCAGCAGCCAGCCGCCAATGATCGGGCCGAGCGCCGCACCGACGATGGCCACCGAACCCCAGATCGCGATGGCGATGTTGCGTTCGCGCTCTTCGTGGAAGCTCAGGCCGATCAGCGCCAGCGTGGCCGGCATCATCGCTGCGGCACCGATCGCCAGGAACGCGCGTGCGGCAATCAGCTGCGCTGCGGTGTCGGCGAACGCCGCTGCCAGCGAGGCGACGCCGAACACCACCAGGCCGATCAGGAACATGCGGCGGTGGCCGATGCGGTCGCCCAGCGTGCCCGCACCCAGCAGCAGGCCGGCCATCACCAGCGGATACGCGTTGATGATCCACAGCGCCTGGCCGGCACTGGCCGAGAGTTCCTCGGTCAGGGTGGGCAGTGCGGTGTAGAGCACGGAGTTGTCGAGCGTGACCAGCAGCAGGCCAGCGGCGACGGTGAACAACAGTGCCCAGCGACGGGCACGCGACAGGGCCGGAGCACCGGCCAAGGGCTGGGACAAAGCCATGGGAGAACCTGATGGGGGATGGAGTACGGCCATAACTATACAGGATGTCCTGTATAGTTATGGCCGTCGGAGCCAGCCGGTTCAGCTTTTGTAGAGGCTGCCTTGCTCGGCTGAACCGCCAGCCAGGCATGGCCTGGCTCTACTGTTGAACGCCTACCGGCAGTCTTCCGGCAGCGCGGCAATCGCCGACACCACCGCCGCCTGCATGCCCTGCCCCACGGCCATGTCCAGCTCCCCGCCCGTTGCCCCATGCTGGCGCCGCAGTTCGTCCTCGCACAGGCCGCGCACCCGCGCCCGGGCGTTCGCGCGCAGGCTGCTGCACCGCCAATCGGTGCCGCCCAACGGCAGCACCGAATACACCACGCTGTTGCAGGCGTTGCCGGCGCGCTGCTGCAACGACAGTCCGCCGAAATCCCGCGGTTCACTGCTGCGTTGCGGGTCGAAATAGCTGTCGGGGAAGGTGCGCGCGTACTGCTCGATGTCCACCGCCATGCTGCCTCCACCGGCCAACGGCATCTGCAGCGGCTGCCCGCACGACGTCGCATCGGCGCGGTGCTGGATGTACTGATAGATCGGCCGGTCCAGCGAAGGATCCTGCTGGGTCACCGCGCTGA is a genomic window containing:
- a CDS encoding AraC family transcriptional regulator, with the translated sequence MPADTSAPDRLSSLLERFRVQAALFHSGPLCGRHVFEPQPGRAFLHILRQGEMEVRHPGGDIALPRLKIDTPSLLLYPQPLHHVFFNAPLDGPDFTCATLDFDGGARNPIVQSLPPVMVVPLAAIGELDDTLHLLFAEADRQRCGSRLLTNRLFEVALIQILRWVVDHPDAAGVSHGLMRGLSDARLARTLVAMHQAPQDEWTLPRMAATAGMSRSAFAAVFKEVMQATPAAYLLDWRLSLACAQLRAGVAVKQVAIEVGFADTASLSKAFRKRLGASPRAWLAASAAQAG
- a CDS encoding TetR/AcrR family transcriptional regulator — protein: MRTSKRDRILDAAVNVINRDGVRAVTFESVAAEAKLTRGGLLYHFPSREALLRGIDEHLVQAWETSMETLLGKRADEATALERYQTFVRVSAQSATRAELMFMLESADPDADERPWGPAVRRWAPLPPEAGAAEDSAALDNFVARLAADGLWIYEAMYEGQLDEGVRARVAERIAGLLAKPDGTSS
- a CDS encoding MFS transporter, with translation MALSQPLAGAPALSRARRWALLFTVAAGLLLVTLDNSVLYTALPTLTEELSASAGQALWIINAYPLVMAGLLLGAGTLGDRIGHRRMFLIGLVVFGVASLAAAFADTAAQLIAARAFLAIGAAAMMPATLALIGLSFHEERERNIAIAIWGSVAIVGAALGPIIGGWLLQHFWWGSVFLINVPVVVVAFVATLLLAPEGQRDTSRPWDLVSSVLALAALSGLVLAIKSLIATPPSYALGAGALLLAVVSGAAFARRQQQLPYPLLDFAIFRNPAFLAGTLSAVFTLFAMAGLQLVTTQRFQLVAGFTPLQAGLLVSVAALSSLPSALLGGSILHRVGLRPLICGGLAAGALGVGVVAFGFPHGLGWVVAGMAITGFGMGSAISVASTAILNNVPAHRAGMASSVEEVSYEFGGLLAVAMLGSLSAAMYSAFLPVSADMPALAREGFTQALHAARESGQGEWFALAAAAYDRGYQIVLLVITAVLAMGATILARLLRGRVGSREGAADRVT